TTTCGGCATTCATAAAAGCGGCGTCAAAAGTATCGTTACCATGCACGACCTGATCTTTGAACGCAACCCGGAACAATACAATCCCATTGATGTGCAGACGTATCGTAAAAAGGCTAAATACGCCTGCCAATACGCCGATAAGGTCATTGCGATCAGTGAACAAACCAAACAGGATCTGATTACGTATTATAACACACCGGCAGACAAAATCGCGGTCGCTTATCAAAGTTGTGATGAGTCGTTTGGTGTACAACATGGCAAAGCGGAAATTGCACAAATGCTGGAGAAATACAACTTTCCGAAGGAGTATTTCCTGTATGTTGGATCGTTGATTGAGCGGAAGAATTTGTTAGGTATCCTACAAGCTATGGTGCAGCTGAAAGGTAAGGTAGATATTCCTTTGGTTGTTGTGGGTGGTGGCAGTAGTTATAAGAAAAAGGTAATGGATTTTATTGCTGCCAATGGGTTGCAAAAGAGCGTTATCCTCGTAAATGATACGGTAAAATTCGCTTATAATGATCTACCTGCTTTGTACCAGGGAGCTAAAGCGCTGATTTACCCATCTTTCTTTGAAGGATTTGGTATACCTATTCTGGAGGCAATGTGGTGCCGTACACCCGTGATCACTTCCAGTGGTTCCTGTTTTGGTGAAACCGCCGGGGATGCGGCGATTTATATTGATCCGTCGAATCCTGAAACAATAGCGTATGCTATGAGAGAGGTGGCTAATAACCCCGCACTCATGGAAGAGCTGAAAGAAAAGGGATTGAGACAGGCGCAAAAATTTACAAGAGAAAAATGTGCCGCAGAGGTAATGAAAGTGTACCAAAGCCTGTAAATCAGAAGGATCGGCTTCCTAACTGATGGAAGTATACCAAAGCTTGTAAATCAGAAGGATCGGCTTCCTAACCAATTAAAGTATACCAAAGCCTCCAATTCACTAACTAAAACAAAACATCCTCCCGTTCCAAAGTCTATAAAACATGACCACTGATTTCGAAAACGACGTAACGGCCGCTCTCGCCGCCCTAAGAACCGGAAAACTAATCCTCTACCCAACAGACACCATCTGGGGCATTGGTTGCGACGCAACCAACGAAGAAGCCGTAAAAAAAGTCTTCTCCCTCAAACAACGCCCGGAAAAAAAGAGCCTCGTCATCCTCCTCGCCGACGTAAAAGACCTCCTCAAATACGTCGCTCACCCCGATCCATCCATTGCCGATCTGATCGCTAACTTCGACCGCCCTACTACCGTCATTTACGAAGGCGCCCTCGACCTCGCTCCCAGCGTCATCAACGAAGATGGTACCGTGGCTATCCGCCTCGTGCAAGACCCCTTCTGCCGTCACCTGGTAAAACGTCTTCGTAAACCTTTAGTTTCCACCTCCGCCAACCTGAGCGGCCAACCTTCCCCCGCATTTTACGCAGACATTGACCCTGCCGTAAAAAATGGCGTGGATTATGTTGTATCCTACCGACAGGAAGATACTACCCCCCGACAGCCATCCCGTATTGTTAAGTTATTGAAAGACGGTACCTTACAAGTAATAAGGGAGTAGTACGCACACCCTGATGAGGAGACCATGGACTATCGGCTAAAAAAAGCTACTTTTGCCGTTTTATTTAAATATGATCAGCAGAAAGCCTATTGACATACCCTGTACCTTACAGGAACGCAAAGTGTTGGAGCAGATAGCGTTAGCAGCCCAGGAGCTGGGCGTGCCCTGCTATTTGATCGGGGGCTTCGTGCGTGATAAACTGCTGAACCGCCGGACCAAAGATATGGATGTGGTGTGCGTAGGAGATGGCATTGCCTTAGCACACAAAGTGGCTACTTACTTTGATAATGCTAAAGTGAGCTTCTTTAAAACCTATGGCACCGCTCAGGTAAAGTGGAATGAATTTGAAGTTGAATTTGTAGGCGCCCGCAAAGAAAGTTACAGAGAGGAATCCCGCAATCCCGACGTGGAACCGGGTACCCTGGAGGACGACCAGCTGCGCAGAGATTTTACTATCAACGCCCTGGCTATCAGCCTCAATGATGAAGATTATGGAAGCCTGGTAGATCCATTTAATGGGCTGGCGGACATGGATGCAAAAATTATCCGTACCCCGCTGGCACCTGCCCAGACTTTCAGCGATGACCCCCTGCGTATGATGAGGGCCATCCGCTTTGCCTCCCAATTGCAGTTTACCATTGCTGACGATACCTTTCAGGCTATCAAAGAGCAGGCAGACCGCATCCAGATTATCTCACAGGAACGTATTACCGACGAACTGAATAAAATCATGTTGTCTGCTGTGCCTTCTGTAGGTTTGAACCTGTTGTTTAAGAGCGGGTTGTTGAAGATCATCTTCCCGCAACTGGTAGATCTTGCTGGTGTGCAAACGGTTGATGGCAAGCGGCATAAAGAGAACTTTTCACATACCTTGCAGGTAGTCGATAATATTTCCAGGAATACAAAAGACCTTTGGTTACGCTGGGCTGCCCTGCTGCACGATATCGGTAAACCAGCCACCAAGCGCTATGAGCAGGGTCATGGATGGACATTTCACGGACATGAGATGGTCGGTGCCAAGATGGTTCCCCGCATCTTCTCAAGACTGAAACTACCTACGCATGAACCTATGCGCTTTGTGAAGAAACTGGTAGAACTGCACCAGCGGCCTATTAGCCTGACGAAAGAGAATATCACTGATTCTGCCATACGCCGCCTGCTATTCGAAGCAGGAGAGGATGTTGAAGCACTGATGATGCTCTGTGAAGCAGATATCACTTCGAAGAACGTATCCAAAGTACGGAGATATCTCGATGATTATGAACTGGTAAGACAGCGCATGAAGGAGATTGAGGAAAATGACCGCCTGCGTAACTGGCAACCTCCGGTAACTGGTGAGATGATCATGGAAACCTTTAACCTGACGCCCTGCAGAACCGTTGGTGATCTGAAAAGTGCCATCCGCGAAGCCATCCTGGATGGGGTAATACCCAATACCTACGATGCCGCTTATGCCTTTCTGCTGGAAAAGGCAAAAGAGATGGATTTGACACCAGTTAAATAAAATTGTTAATTTAGTAAAGTGGTGAATGTTTCTGAGTTAAGGTTTGATGATTGATATATAATAGCTATTTATGTATTATTAGCTTTAAACCAGAAACGAAACATCCAATTATTCAATAAAATCCTTTATTGTCATGCCTGTTTTGAAATTCAGAGTTTATTGGGAAGAAGACGAAAGTGTGTACAGGGATATTTCCATTAAACCAGACCAGACATTTTTACAATTCCACCAAGTCATTTTGCAGTCATTCGAATTTGACAATAAACATAAAGCGACTTTTTTCCGTAGCAACGATAACTGGCAACGGGGAAGGGAGATCATTCTCGAAAAAGACAATGTAGTCCGCAAGGTCGATCCATTACTGATGGAAGAAACTGTCATTGGGGTAGCAGTGAAAACGCCTAATCAGAAGTTTATATACCTATATGATTTTGCGAAGAACTGGACATTCCTGGTGGAATTGATAGGGGTATCCAAAGATGAAAATTCAAGGGTGACCTATCCGCTATGTGTAAGGAAAGAAGGGTTGGCACCTAGCCAGTACGGTACAAAGGGACTGGTAGGTGATAAGCTTGTGGAAATGGAGGAGAAGTATGACCTGAATAAAGAAGGAATGAGCGAAGATGGATTTGGCGAAGAAGGAGAGGAGGATGAAAACAGTGAAGCAGATGAGGAAGGTATGGAGGACGCTGGCAGTGAAGACATGTATTAATTTACATGAGAGATAAGAAAGTAATCGTAATAGCAGGGCCTACGGCTGCCGGAAAAACGGCGATGGCTGTACAGGTAGCGCAATATTTTAATACCGCCGTAATATCAGCAGACTCCAGGCAGTGCTACCGAGAGATCAGTAT
This Chitinophaga sancti DNA region includes the following protein-coding sequences:
- a CDS encoding glycosyltransferase family 1 protein — its product is MNIAFDAKRAFQNNTGLGNYSRTLISSLATYYPEHNYYLYAPKLTGMYNTAAFSNITTILPQKPLHRLLKGLWRSKFVVSELAQQGIDIYHGLSHEIPFGIHKSGVKSIVTMHDLIFERNPEQYNPIDVQTYRKKAKYACQYADKVIAISEQTKQDLITYYNTPADKIAVAYQSCDESFGVQHGKAEIAQMLEKYNFPKEYFLYVGSLIERKNLLGILQAMVQLKGKVDIPLVVVGGGSSYKKKVMDFIAANGLQKSVILVNDTVKFAYNDLPALYQGAKALIYPSFFEGFGIPILEAMWCRTPVITSSGSCFGETAGDAAIYIDPSNPETIAYAMREVANNPALMEELKEKGLRQAQKFTREKCAAEVMKVYQSL
- a CDS encoding L-threonylcarbamoyladenylate synthase: MTTDFENDVTAALAALRTGKLILYPTDTIWGIGCDATNEEAVKKVFSLKQRPEKKSLVILLADVKDLLKYVAHPDPSIADLIANFDRPTTVIYEGALDLAPSVINEDGTVAIRLVQDPFCRHLVKRLRKPLVSTSANLSGQPSPAFYADIDPAVKNGVDYVVSYRQEDTTPRQPSRIVKLLKDGTLQVIRE
- a CDS encoding CCA tRNA nucleotidyltransferase, coding for MISRKPIDIPCTLQERKVLEQIALAAQELGVPCYLIGGFVRDKLLNRRTKDMDVVCVGDGIALAHKVATYFDNAKVSFFKTYGTAQVKWNEFEVEFVGARKESYREESRNPDVEPGTLEDDQLRRDFTINALAISLNDEDYGSLVDPFNGLADMDAKIIRTPLAPAQTFSDDPLRMMRAIRFASQLQFTIADDTFQAIKEQADRIQIISQERITDELNKIMLSAVPSVGLNLLFKSGLLKIIFPQLVDLAGVQTVDGKRHKENFSHTLQVVDNISRNTKDLWLRWAALLHDIGKPATKRYEQGHGWTFHGHEMVGAKMVPRIFSRLKLPTHEPMRFVKKLVELHQRPISLTKENITDSAIRRLLFEAGEDVEALMMLCEADITSKNVSKVRRYLDDYELVRQRMKEIEENDRLRNWQPPVTGEMIMETFNLTPCRTVGDLKSAIREAILDGVIPNTYDAAYAFLLEKAKEMDLTPVK
- a CDS encoding IS1096 element passenger TnpR family protein gives rise to the protein MPVLKFRVYWEEDESVYRDISIKPDQTFLQFHQVILQSFEFDNKHKATFFRSNDNWQRGREIILEKDNVVRKVDPLLMEETVIGVAVKTPNQKFIYLYDFAKNWTFLVELIGVSKDENSRVTYPLCVRKEGLAPSQYGTKGLVGDKLVEMEEKYDLNKEGMSEDGFGEEGEEDENSEADEEGMEDAGSEDMY